Proteins encoded by one window of Macaca mulatta isolate MMU2019108-1 chromosome 10, T2T-MMU8v2.0, whole genome shotgun sequence:
- the SPATA2 gene encoding spermatogenesis-associated protein 2, translating to MGKPSSMDTKFKDDLFRKYVQFHEGKVDTTTSRQRPGGDECLRVAASTLLSLHKVDPFYRFRLIQFYEVVESSLRSLSSSSLRALHGAFSMLETVGINLFLYPWKKEFRSIKTYTGPFVYYVKSTLLEEDIRAILSCMGYAPELGTAYKLRELVETLQVKMVSFELFLAKVECEQMLEIHSQVKDKGYSELDIVSERKSSAEDVRGCSDALRRRAEGREHLTASMSRVALQKSASERAAKDYYKPRVTKPSRSVDAYDSYWESRKPPLKASLSLRKEPVAADVGDDLKDEIIRPSPSLLTMASSPHGSPDALPPASPSNGPGLLRGTYFSTQDDVDLYTDSEPRATYRRQDALRPDVWLVRNDAHPLYHKRSPPAKESALSKCQSCGLSCSSSLCQRCDSLLTCPPASKPSVFPSKASTHDSLAHGASLREKYPGQTQGLDRLPHLHSKSKPTSTPTSRCGFCNRPGATNTCTQCSKVSCDACLSAYHYDPCYKKSELHKFMPNKQLNYKSTQLSHLVYR from the exons ATGGGGAAGCCCAGTTCAATGGATACAAAATTCAAGGATGACTTATTTCGGAAGTATGTGCAGTTCCATGAGGGCAAAGTGGATACCACCACCAGCAGGCAGCGGCCTGGCGGCGATGAGTGTCTGCGGGTGGCAGCATCGACCCTGCTCAGCCTGCACAAGGTGGATCCCTTTTATCGATTCCGGCTGATCCAGTTCTATGAGGTGGTGGAGAGCTCCCTGCGCTCGCTCAGCTCCTCCAGCCTGCGGGCTCTGCACGGTGCCTTCAGCATGCTGGAGACAGTGGGCATCAACCTCTTCCTTTACCCGTGGAAGAAGGAATTCAGGAGCATCAAG ACCTACACGGGCCCTTTTGTTTATTATGTCAAGTCGACATTACTGGAAGAGGACATCCGAGCCATCCTGAGCTGCATGGGCTACGCACCTGAGCTGGGCACTGCATACAAGCTCAGAGAGCTCGTAGAGACCCTCCAGGTGAAGATGGTCTCCTTCGAGCTCTTTCTGGCCAAAGTCGAGTGTGAGCAGATGCTGGAAATCCACTCACAAGTGAAGGACAAGGGCTACTCCGAGCTGGACATCGTGAGCGAGCGCAAGAGCAGTGCGGAGGACGTGCGCGGCTGCTCAGACGCCCTACGGCGGCGGGCAGAGGGCCGGGAGCACCTGACGGCCTCCATGTCACGAGTGGCACTCCAGAAGTCAGCCAGCGAGCGGGCGGCCAAGGACTACTACAAGCCCCGCGTGACCAAGCCCTCGAGGTCGGTGGATGCCTATGACAGCTACTGGGAGAGCCGGAAGCCACCACTGAAGGCCTCATTGAGTCTTCGGAAGGAGCCTGTGGCAGCGGATGTGGGGGATGACCTCAAGGACGAGATCATCCGCCCGTCCCCTTCGCTGCTGACCATGGCCAGCTCTCCCCACGGCAGCCCGGATGCCCTTCCACCTGCTTCCCCCAGCAACGGCCCTGGCCTGCTGCGTGGTACCTACTTCTCCACTCAGGATGACGTGGATCTGTACACAGACTCCGAACCCAGGGCCACCTACCGTCGGCAGGATGCTCTGCGGCCGGATGTGTGGCTGGTCAGAAACGACGCCCACCCCCTCTACCACAAGCGCTCGCCCCCTGCCAAAGAGTCCGCCCTCTCCAAGTGCCAAAGCTGTGGGCTGTCCTGCAGCTCCTCCCTCTGCCAGCGCTGTGACAGCCTGCTCACCTGTCCTCCAGCTTCCAAGCCCAGCGTCTTCCCCAGCAAGGCCTCCACTCATGACAGCCTGGCCCACGGGGCATCTCTGCGGGAGAAGTACCCAGGCCAGACTCAGGGCCTCGACCGCCTCCCGCACCTTCACTCCAAATCGAAGCCCACCTCCACGCCCACTTCCCGCTGTGGCTTCTGCAACCGCCCAGGTGCCACCAACACCTGCACCCAGTGTTCAAAAGTCTCATGTGACGCCTGCCTCAGCGCTTACCATTACGACCCCTGCTACAAAAAGAGTGAGCTGCACAAGTTCATGCCCAACAAGCAGCTGAACTACAAGTCCACCCAGCTCTCCCATCTCGTGTACAGATAG
- the SPATA2 gene encoding spermatogenesis-associated protein 2 isoform X1: MGYAPELGTAYKLRELVETLQVKMVSFELFLAKVECEQMLEIHSQVKDKGYSELDIVSERKSSAEDVRGCSDALRRRAEGREHLTASMSRVALQKSASERAAKDYYKPRVTKPSRSVDAYDSYWESRKPPLKASLSLRKEPVAADVGDDLKDEIIRPSPSLLTMASSPHGSPDALPPASPSNGPGLLRGTYFSTQDDVDLYTDSEPRATYRRQDALRPDVWLVRNDAHPLYHKRSPPAKESALSKCQSCGLSCSSSLCQRCDSLLTCPPASKPSVFPSKASTHDSLAHGASLREKYPGQTQGLDRLPHLHSKSKPTSTPTSRCGFCNRPGATNTCTQCSKVSCDACLSAYHYDPCYKKSELHKFMPNKQLNYKSTQLSHLVYR; encoded by the coding sequence ATGGGCTACGCACCTGAGCTGGGCACTGCATACAAGCTCAGAGAGCTCGTAGAGACCCTCCAGGTGAAGATGGTCTCCTTCGAGCTCTTTCTGGCCAAAGTCGAGTGTGAGCAGATGCTGGAAATCCACTCACAAGTGAAGGACAAGGGCTACTCCGAGCTGGACATCGTGAGCGAGCGCAAGAGCAGTGCGGAGGACGTGCGCGGCTGCTCAGACGCCCTACGGCGGCGGGCAGAGGGCCGGGAGCACCTGACGGCCTCCATGTCACGAGTGGCACTCCAGAAGTCAGCCAGCGAGCGGGCGGCCAAGGACTACTACAAGCCCCGCGTGACCAAGCCCTCGAGGTCGGTGGATGCCTATGACAGCTACTGGGAGAGCCGGAAGCCACCACTGAAGGCCTCATTGAGTCTTCGGAAGGAGCCTGTGGCAGCGGATGTGGGGGATGACCTCAAGGACGAGATCATCCGCCCGTCCCCTTCGCTGCTGACCATGGCCAGCTCTCCCCACGGCAGCCCGGATGCCCTTCCACCTGCTTCCCCCAGCAACGGCCCTGGCCTGCTGCGTGGTACCTACTTCTCCACTCAGGATGACGTGGATCTGTACACAGACTCCGAACCCAGGGCCACCTACCGTCGGCAGGATGCTCTGCGGCCGGATGTGTGGCTGGTCAGAAACGACGCCCACCCCCTCTACCACAAGCGCTCGCCCCCTGCCAAAGAGTCCGCCCTCTCCAAGTGCCAAAGCTGTGGGCTGTCCTGCAGCTCCTCCCTCTGCCAGCGCTGTGACAGCCTGCTCACCTGTCCTCCAGCTTCCAAGCCCAGCGTCTTCCCCAGCAAGGCCTCCACTCATGACAGCCTGGCCCACGGGGCATCTCTGCGGGAGAAGTACCCAGGCCAGACTCAGGGCCTCGACCGCCTCCCGCACCTTCACTCCAAATCGAAGCCCACCTCCACGCCCACTTCCCGCTGTGGCTTCTGCAACCGCCCAGGTGCCACCAACACCTGCACCCAGTGTTCAAAAGTCTCATGTGACGCCTGCCTCAGCGCTTACCATTACGACCCCTGCTACAAAAAGAGTGAGCTGCACAAGTTCATGCCCAACAAGCAGCTGAACTACAAGTCCACCCAGCTCTCCCATCTCGTGTACAGATAG